In Acipenser ruthenus chromosome 33, fAciRut3.2 maternal haplotype, whole genome shotgun sequence, the sequence ATTTCACACTCGGCTGTCAAATGAAAACGAAGGCGGCGCCAACCTGACACGTAGGGGTTGCCGTCGTCTCAGTTTGATGGAGAGACATTCGGTAATAGAAGAGTTGGACTATTTGTTTATCAGACCCGCGGTTTCTGAGCTATTATTTCCACGCGCTGCACCTTCCCCACGGTCAATTTAAAGGAATAATGAAGCACAGCTGCACTGTGTAGTATTTCACAAAaaccacacatatatatatatatatatatatatatatatatatatatatatatatatatatatatatatatatatatatatatatatatatatatatatgtgcgtatgcgtgtgcgtgtgcgtgtgcgctaTTTATTCAATTATAACAACAAAAACGGTTATTACAACAAAATGGGTCATGCGTTCATTGAATATTAACTTTTGcaagtaatataataaataaaatagcaaataaaCCGAAGAACGCctttcagatatatatatattttttgggtCAACATtcattgtgaaaataaattaataactaGCATACATGCCTCAGTTGGCTACTGCTTAAGAACCTGACACCCACGCCTGTGCAAATCGCTTCTTGTGATGAAGAAACTAATTCAGACTACCTTTCACGGTGTCGGTTCACTTCTGACCACAAAGGACAACAGTTCGTCTTCCTAATGAGACGATTCGCTGCCTTATTAAATGCGCTCTCTTCTCATGTGTTGAACTTCGTATCTGCTTTTATTAGAAAACACAGACCTCGGATTCTCCCGGGGCAGTCTGCAACTTTTAAAAAAGCAGTAGCGATACTCGGGGATCTGCTGACAGCGAATTCagaatacattaatacattaaaaacccGTTGCATCCTGATACGcttaataaataatttgttttaaccGGTACAGTAGAATAGGCACACGCCGATAATTGATTTCCCCATATAAATAATATGCTTACAATAAAATTAATGATACGAGCTCTCGTTTTTGTGTTATGATAAATGTGTTCCCAAACTCATTCTTACATCAGTCTgtctatattttaataataacgtTTAAAGTCGTTTAGTTTAGCAAGTACCACCGAATATTAAGTTGTTTTTatgactgtattttttttatagtattggGATTTGTTTAATATACTGCTTATaccttattttataaaataacccTGCGTGAAATACTCGAGGGCATCGTGTCCTTGAATATTCTTCGTTTACTTTGTCTGATTAATTTTGCTGTATCTAATACATAGCACATAGCATTACTGAACACACAGACCATGCTTTGAGAATATGAATCGCACCTTCCCTCatcgtactgtatatatattgctTCTTAAAGCGACCCTCCACCTCGTAAGAAAAACAGTCCTATTAAAATAACCCTATTTACTTCAAATGTAGAGTTTGATTAtgcacgttttttttgttttgttaattttttaaaaGTTAGTATTGTATATTCATAACAAATGGCACTTTGTTTAACTGGTATCAGCAATTCACAAGTACCTTACCAATTGTTTGAatgtataaatgttttaaaatactggTTTTATCTCATTTCACTGCCAAGTGCCTTACATACAAGGGACTGTGGGGAGGGGATAGTTTTGGGGAATGCATTTTATAGTCCCCAAGAAAGACAGTGGTTAAAGCAACAATAGagagtacccccccccccaaccctgaAAGGAAATAATTAGGGTTCCCACCAACCTGGCCATTCTTGCAAAGGTCTGCCCACATGCTTGTACCATCCCCACCCCGCATCAGGACGTGGTAGATGAAGAAGTAAGTGCCAGGGATGTTGCAGATAAACTTGCCGGAGGTGCCATCGTAGTTGTTGCCCAGATTGGTGACCACGTCGTCGTATTTGAGGATCTCGTACCCCTCGTGGGGGTTCTTGAGCCCAGCGTAGAAAGCGACCCTCGGAATAGTGCTGTAGGTGGCTGTGCTGATTGCACCATTGCCCCCAAAACCCAGGATGCCAGTTTTCCCTGAATCCCCCTTTTCTCCGGGGGGGCCAATTGGACCTGGGGGCCCTGGCTCTCCTGGAGGCCCTGGGGAGCCAGGCTTGCCAGGTCGTCCAGGCTTGCCCTGGGGCCCCTGAACGAGGGTGGAGGGCGGTGGCATGATACTGTCACTCAGCGCCTCGGCTTCTGCCTGGATGCTGGCACTAGTCGTGGTGCCTTTCCCCAGGTAAGGGTCACAGACCATGCGGCAGGTGCCCAGCATCTCATAGTGGCTCCCGTCTGTGCCCACAGAGCTCACCAACACGGGGATCAGGATGACGAGCACCAGGACCAGCATGACGCCCACGGCTGCTGCCACCAGGGTCTTCCTCCCAATGCTGAGCCTGGGAAGAGGCTGCACTGCCAACGCTGGTCTCCCCGGTGAGGAAATGGTGCCTGCTGGGTGGATGGCCTCTCTCCAGTGAAGGGGAtggaaaaaaaagaggaaaaaagaaGAGTACGAAGCACAGGGAGAAACACCAGCACGAGGCAGCGACTTGGAGAAGTAGAAGAAACAGAGCTGGATGCTCACGGATTCACACACCCGcttgtgtgtttatttcttagcacaggCAGCCTTTTTATATAGGAGCAGCTGTAGTGCCTCCAGGCTGTGTGCTTGCATAGAAACGCATGGAAATGAAGAGGACTCGTGTCTTCCCCTCTGACAAGAAGGCAGAATAAGAGGAAgcaggagggaggaggaggaggtcccTTTTCACATTGCATTCTCATCATACACTCACATGCACCCCAGGACCCaggcgctgctgctgctgatgctaAATCACGCTAtggatttttaaaagaaatgtcaaGAAACAGAAACCCAGACAGCAAGAGAGAAGGAGGTCTCTTTTTTTTGTGTCTGATGTACGATATGTTGTGAGCTTGCCTGACACTTACTTTCTTGTACTGAGATGCTGTACTAGCACGCTAATACCTGACTGAAAAGGAGCTCTCTTTTTACCTGTgacttctccctctctctcattgcTCTCCTAGAGGCCCAAGTTtggatattacttttttttttgtccccttTTATAAACTCTGCAGTAAGAAATGTATGAGTCATCTCTATAATCTGTCTGTATATAGATCTAAATACTGGTAAATAATAAGAGGGTAAATACTGTCCCGTGCATGGCAGGAATTGACCCATAATCATGGGCACACTCTATTAATCACAATTTTATTACCTGAAGTTGCAAGCAGTGGTCCagtgggcttgtaaccaggaggtccccggttcaaatcccacttcagccactgactcactgtgtgaccctgagcaagtcacttaacctccttgtgctccgtctttcggttaagacgtagttgtaagtgactctgcagctgatgcatagttcacacaccctagtctctgtaagtcgccttggataaaggtgtctgctaaataaacaaataataattttgttaagtatatggaaaactacaaagcggtgtgtaattcaatgtgttaacataacattattcagcaggtttcattcgactttatgaagcaaaatgagttcattctatacatGATGCTGAGCTTTTAACCACAGCTGTATATACAGAATAGAGGATACGGTGCTGAATGATACAGGCTGGACTCCACTCCACAGGGGTCGGAGCAGGGCTTGCTGGCATCGCTCACACAGcactctggaaccaactccccagtaatgttgttgaagctgacaccctgggatccttcaagaagctgcttgaggaggttctgggatcaataagctactaacaaccaaacaagcaagatgggccgaatggggcctcctcttgtttgtaaactttcttatgttcttatgttcttatgaatataGAACTATCgctcaaacataagaaataaaaaagtaaatgagaCAATAGTTCAACGCTTAACGCAAAATGAACAcaacatgaatgacctacaatctgtagttttagaagaaataaaatgaggccgtgtacaatacagaagagtaAAGGAAAATCACTGGATAAATAGACTCCATAccacgatgcctgaaggtttaaatagacagGAGCAGGAGATCGTTACATCGTTAACTATTGAGTAAATgtcatcacaagcacattaatagatttcaatagaaataagtgcagttaccatggcatcaaaggTCTCTACCTTGtttgtactttacctagattgctccaataaaaacccaactgtataaatgggtaattgtatgtaaaaataatgtgatatctgtataatgtgaaatcttgtaacaattgtaagtcgccctggataagggcgtctgctaagaaataaataataataataataatttagaagttggctcttttgaacaATATATATAAGTCAATGTGGCCTTTCAActgtgtggagtagcggttagggctctggactcttgaccggagggttgtgggttcaatcccaggtggggggacactgctgctgtaccctgcgcaaggtactttacctagattgctccagtaaaaacccaactgtataaatgggtaattgtatgtaaaaataatgtgatatctgtataatgtgatatcttgtaacaattgtaagtctccctggataagggcatctgctaagaaataaatatatatatatatatatatatatatatatatatatatatatatcagggatGCACAGATTAATCGGATCGATTAATTAACTAAAGATTTgatcgcagattttttttttttttttacaatttaatcatgcagaattgtattttagtagttagGGTTGAGTGGCTCAATGTTAAACTTTGCACTTTAATAACTTTGGCATGGTTTGTCGGAATTGCCCACAGATTTGCATGTTCCATTGACTTGAATGTTGTGAAAGCCTGGAGAGTTTCATGATGCTAGCTTGTGCGCTTAACAAGATCTGGATGCCCATTTTTTTGTAAAGGTTCCATTTTTTCCCTAtacttaacatgttttatttttatgtatttattttatttattttattctgatttatttataataaaaagatAGGCTAGCATCCGGGACTTTTTGAAATCCTCTCAGGAAGGAGTCCCGACTCCTGAAAGACTGTGTTTGTTACAGAGCCGTTTACTGATTGGGTCGGCAAAACCGTGTGTAAGTGACGTCAGGCCACTATGGGATGTGTAGTTCTGGGGGAGCCTCTAAACAATGCAATCACATAGACACGCGCTCCCGTTTGAACTACAGCGCCCAGAATGCATGCCAAACAGCTTGAcaagtgttgttttgttaaaaacaaCGTGACAGTATTTTCACGAAAGCAGCAGAGCGTCCAATGTTACTAGTCAGTAAAAACTCAAGTAAAAAACGTGTCAGTCATTAAGATAAGGTGAATGAGCATTTAAATATCTGTGCACGGAGTCTGCGGAGCGCCGCTTAATATGAGcacagcaataaataaatgagtGAAACGTGTAACCCCTTGTTATTGAACGTACCTGGTACGTACCTGTGGAATTGCCATTATTTAGCTTGAGATTGCTCATCGATAACTGataactgaagtcattgtatttatcttgctcttaattgtattattacttgtactgtgattcttaaaatgtattttttgtttactactgtaAGTCTCCCAGggtaagggagtctgctaagaaagaaagaaagaaagaaagaaagaaataataataataataataataataataataataataataataataataataataataatatgtgtcgGTATTTCCAATTTCATTATGTTACACTGATACAATTTCTTCGATGTGATGTGTGACAGTTTTTAACCGAATTTGTAGCCTGCTTGGATGCCAGCGGTCTCGTTTCGTGGAAGCGACCTGCGAGGAATCGCTCGCGCGGTGAGGTCGCAAGTGGAATTTGCCGTTTCTTTCAGGGGCTGCGATCTCGCAGGTTTGCTGGAACACAGTTTAAACCACGAAACCAGACAAAGTATGTCACTTTCCGCTGCAAGTGCTAACTACATTACGGTTTTatgagtagcggttagggctctggactcttgaccggagggtcgtgggttcaatcccaggtgggggacactgctgctgtacccttgaacaaggtactttacctagattgctccagtaaaaaacccaactgtataaatggttaattgtatgtaaaaataatgtgatatcttgtaacaattgtaagtcgccctggataagggtgtctgctaagaaataaataaaatgccagtGGCAGTTTTCAGGAGATGGTGGGGGGTTGTCAGGTGCACGACTAAAGTGTCTCATGCTTTGTGTGACCACGTCACACAGTATATTAAATTCCCTACAGCAGGTGAAAGCAGGGAGGTCATTAATGACTTTTATGACTTATGTGGCCCAAAAGTACTGGGGCCAACCTCTAAAGAGCTACCATAGCAAATTAATTTGCCAAAGTAAATTTGCAGTTTGCCATGATTCTACTATGTATGTACTGTGCCTGATCGCGATAAATCATGGAGTTTACAATACATACGTGCTGTGGATTACACAGACCCTGATTCGCACTAATGCTGGACTACCTCATGTTACCTTTGGAAAGGTAGTCTGATTAGTGCTTATACAGGTGTGTAAAACAAACCATAAAAACGTTTAGCCCCAGGATTCCTTTGGTCTTTCCTTCATTCCTAAGAGTggattgtattttgtaacaaactgaTTTACTGTTCtgttctatagttttttttttttaaatctttgttttaacCTAAAAAGTTCATTTCAAAGCTTAAAGAAAAATCAACAACCAAGACACCGAATGTGTGAAGCAATGGGGGGGACTTTGTGTACAAGATAACGAGAACATAGCAAAAATCAATGGATCCTCTTCTCATAGCCGTATTGCTATTGATTTTTCAGCAAAGGCAATGTGTTCATACAACAGTGATGTACAGTTTAGGGATTGCTTGCAATAAAGAGGAGGCCAGGTGGCACAGCAGGTTAATTCAGCAGCGCTTTgttcctttcacctctggagaccTGGCTTTGAATTTAGCTTGAGTCACAATGGGTGTGTGCaggagagaggcccaggactgaatggcaggcaggagAGGTTCAAGTCAGGTTGCTGAGgtgtgcagtgctgtgtgatacgcTGCTGTTACAGATCCTGCGCtgtgtcggtgagatgagatgatgttaaaagctctaaaaccacaaatgcagacgagcccggtgcttttgcacagtggttaggATGCTCTCTCTCTTGCGCgttacagagctgtgaggggagatcctcctcctcctcctcctccctgttacactcTCTCgttacagagctgtgagggaggTCCTCATGGCGCTTGCGGTAGGCTTTGCTTTTCCTGACCACACAATTCTCCAAGGTGAAGCatcaaaataaaagaacaaacaaacaccactttcactaagaatTCCCATCTCACCACTCCAGTGCATGTTACCCTGTAAATCAACACGGAGAACTAAAACCCTACTCTTCCATGTCCATGGCTGTACATTCAAACATGAGAGCTACTGTAACAGCATGATGAAAACGTGAATGACCATGACCTAAACCAGCAGTATCTACAATGTAGCATAATatgaaatggcaatgcaatggttaaagaaaagggcttgtaaccaggaggtccccggttcaaatcccatttcagccactgactcattgtgtgaccctgagcaagttgtaagtgactctgcagctgatgcacagttcatacaccctcgtctctgtaagtcgccttggataaagttcCATTTTAGTACTGGATCATGCCATTCTAAACACACTGTACACTCTGATGGAATGTCTCATCAAACGTGTGAAAAGTTATCAATTGGCAAGAATTACATTTGATAATGCAGAGCACCCAAGCTTTTAATTGTAAGGTCTCCCGT encodes:
- the LOC117433363 gene encoding C1q-related factor-like, producing MLVLVLVILIPVLVSSVGTDGSHYEMLGTCRMVCDPYLGKGTTTSASIQAEAEALSDSIMPPPSTLVQGPQGKPGRPGKPGSPGPPGEPGPPGPIGPPGEKGDSGKTGILGFGGNGAISTATYSTIPRVAFYAGLKNPHEGYEILKYDDVVTNLGNNYDGTSGKFICNIPGTYFFIYHVLMRGGDGTSMWADLCKNGQVRASAIAQDADQNYDYASNSVILHLDAGDEVFIKLDGGKAHGGNNNKYSTFSGFIIYAD